The genomic stretch TCCAGTATTTTCTTCGTGATATATTTACTTCCGGAAAAATCTTCCCGGGAAATACCTTTGCATTCAGAGGCCGGAATTAATCCGGGTAGCATAAAGGCCGAGTTAATTCTGGCAGACGGACAACATCTGCCTCTTGACGGGAAAGAGGGGAATTCGATATTATCGGATCAGGATGGAGTGACGATCAGGAAGGAGAATGAAGGAATTCGTTACGAGAGTAAGAATTCGGATGGGGAAATCGCATATCACGAGTTGAGAGTTCCAAGAGGAGGAGAATTTCCTCTCGTGTTGGAGGATGGAACGGAAGTGTATTTTAATTCAGAGACGAAATTTCGTTATCCCGTGAAGTTTGAAGAGTCAGAGCGTAGGGTTTTTCTTGAAGGAGAGGCTTATTTTAAGGTAAAGCGAGATGAGAGGCCTTTTAGCGTGGAGATGGGAGGGAACCGGATAGAGGTACTCGGAACAGAGTTTAATGCTCGATTTTATCCGGATGAGGATAAACAAATGACCACGCTTGTTTCGGGAAAGGTCAAGTTTATTTCAGGGAAAGATGAGAGTTTGGAACTCTCTCCCGGTGAACAGGCAATTCTTACGAGTAAGGGGAAGTTAATCAGGAAAAGTGTGGATGTTAATTTATACACGGCTTGGAAAGATGGGAATTTTGTATTTCGTAAACAGCGGTTGGAGGAGGTGTTGAACACGTTAGCCCGTTGGTATGACGTGAATGTTTTTTATGAAGATGTATCACGGAAAGAAGTCGAGTTTACGGGAAATATCAAACGATTTGAGCGCTTTGAGGAGATTCTTTATCTTTTACGAATGACGGGAGATACGGATTTTGAGGTAAAAGGGAAAAATATTTTCGTGAAATGTAAATAGAAAAGGACAAGGTATTAGCACTACCTCGTCCTCGGAATCCGGTTGAACCGGAATTGTTATACTTTAAAACTTTACAAATGTATGAAAAAAACAGGTAGTTGTGTCCATCTTCGGATAAGATGGCTGTTAAAAATGTTGTTAACAATGAGATTGCTAGCATTTTTTCTACTTCTAAGTGTTGTGCCGGTTTCGGCTTCGGTGTTCGGGCAATATGCCAAGGTATCCCTACGGGTAGAGAATGTATCACTTGAGAAAGTGATGGATATTTTGGAGAGATCCACGGATTATCGGTTTGTTTACCAGAATAGTCAGGTGGAATCCGTGCGTGATCTGACATTGAATTTCAAGGACACGGATATCCGGGATGTGATGAAGGAATGTCTGAAAGGATCGGGGTTGACTTTTAACGTTGTGGGAATGAATGTGGTGATTGTTCCGTTAGGAGAAAAACAACCCGTGCAACAGGACGTGAAGAAAGAGAAACAGGTAAAAGGACGGGTGACGGATAAAGGAGGACTTCCTGTGCCTGGGGTTTCCGTGTTGATTGATAGTACCACGATCGGAGTGGTGACAGATATTGACGGGAATTACGTGTTGACTTACCCGGAGATGAAAAATGTGCGTCTGCGTTTTTCTTTTATCGGGATGCAAACGAAATACGTGGTAGTTGGAAATAAAACCGTTATTAACGTGATCTTGGAGGAAGAAATCAATCGTCTGGATGAGGTCGTGGCCGTCGGTTACGGTACCACGAAGGCAAAAGACATGACAGGGGCTGTTTCCCGTTTGGGGAAAAAGGAGATCGAGACGGCTCCGATGGGCGCTTCTATCCAGTCGATGTTACAGGGACGGGCCCCGGGTGTGAACGTGATGATTAGTTCGGCCTCCCCGACTTCTCCGGTGTCCGTGATTATCCGGGGATCGTCGTCTTTGTCGGGTGATTCGCAACCGTTGTGGGTGATTGACGGGGTTCCTGAGTATTCTGCCGGGACATCCGGGAATATTTCCAACACGTTGTATAATCTGAACTTGACGGATGTGGAGACGATAGATATTCTTAAAGATGCTTCTGCCACGGCTATATACGGTTCAAGAGCTGCTAATGGGGTGGTCCTCGTGACAACAAAGCGGGGTAAAAAAGGAATGAAACCCACCTTGGAGTTCTCTGCCCGTTACGGGATTCAAACGATGAACGCGAATGATTTCGGTGTATTGAATGCCGAAGAGTATATTGCTTTGTCTAAAGCTGCCGTTCGTGCCAGTTTCTTCACTAGAGGTAGTTTGGATTATTTTACCCGTAAATATATTGACGAGACAAAATTTAATGCCAGTACCAATCATAGTCAGTTTGATTTGGAAACGCTAACGGATGATTTTTTCTTGAAAGATGCTTATTATGACGGCGATACGGATTGGTGGGATTTGATGACGCATAACGCTGAAACACAAGAGTATAGTTTGGGTATCCGCGGAGGATCGAAAGAATCTTCTTATAGTGCCTCTTTCTTTTATAAAGATCAGAAGGGGATCGTGAAAGGTGGTAGTTCAAAATTGCTGGGTGGTAGTTTTAATTTTGATGCGTCGATTCGGGAAGTGATTCGTTTTAAACTCGGATTACGTGCGACTTCCCGGGTGACGAATGACAAGGATGATATGATCAGTACTATTCTGGATATGCGTCCGGATTATCCGGCTTACTTGGAAGATGGTTCGATAAACATGATCAGTTATTACGTGGAGAATCCTCTTTTCACCTTGAAAAATACGGATGAAGGAAAGGGAAAAGATTTTACGGGATCGTTAGGTTTGGAATGGGATATAATTCCCGGACTGACTTTGCGGACAAACGGGACATTGAAATACGGTATTAATAAAACATTGACGTATAAGCGGAAATATTATGATGACGGAACTAGTTCTTCCTCGGTTGCCAAGAATGAGAATTATACATACGTTTGGGATAATACGTTGACTTATCTTAAAACATTGGGAGATCATAATCTGGTAGGTTTGTTGGGTTTCTCGATAGAAAAATACGAGTATGACGGTTTGTCTGCCTCCGGATCGAATTTCCCGGATGACGAGGTGTTGACGAATTTGGGAAGTGCCGCGACTAAAAATTCAATTGCTTCAAGTTATAATTCCAACACGTTGGTTTCGACTTTTGCCCGTTTGGAGTATAAATTCAAGAACCGTTATTTGGCGACGTTTACTTTCCGTGCAGACGGTTCCTCCAAGTTTGGGCCGGATAAACGTTGGGGATATTTCCCGTCGGGAGCTTTAGCCTGGATTATTTCCGAGGAAAACTTTTTGAAAAATTATTCCCATATTGTTTCTTATTTAAAATTAAGAGCGTCTATCGGAAAGACCGGTTCGCAAAATTTGGGTAATTATGACTGGCGTACGTTGATGGGATCGGCAACTTATAATGACGCTCCGGGAATCAAGCCTTCTTCGCTTGGGAATGATATTTTACAATGGGAATCGCAGGTTCAAAAGGAAATCGGTTTGGATTACGGTTTCTGGGATGATCGTATCCGGGGATCTATCGGGTATTACCAGAAAAAAGTAGATAATTTGTTATATAGTGATCCGGTTCCTTACTCTTCTTCTTTCTCATCAGTGACTCAGAATATCGGTTCTTTAAAAAATAAAGGATTCGAGTTTGATGTCAAGGTGGATATAATTAAGAATACCCAAAAAGATTTGACTTGGGATTTTGATTTTAATGTGGCAAGAAATATTACGACATTGGAGAAATTGAATAGTGAGGATGAATACTTCGGAGGGGGTGCTTATCAGTATTTCAAGATTGATGTGGGAGGAAAGACTGGAATTCTGTACGGGTACAAATACGGGGGACGTTTGATCCGTACGAATGAGGAGTTGGTTGCTCTGAAAACGATTAATCCGGAAACCGGACAACAACAGTATTATCGGGATGAAAATAATTACGAGCGTCCGGGTGACTTGTATATCATGGATCTGGACGGAGACGGACAGATTACGGCAGATGGTGACCGTACGGAAATCGGTAATGCTAATCCGGACTTTTTCGGGGGATTCGGGACAACGCTTTATTGGAAGGGATTGATGGTAAATGCGACATTTACTTATTCCGTTGGGGCGGATCGTTTTTACGATGAAGAAAAGAGTAGTGCCGGAGATATGAACGTGTATAACACGTCAAAAAATACACTGAAATCATGGACTATGAATCCGGGCGTGGATAGGGGCTACCCGAGAGCCATGTATTATGGTTGGGGATCCAATTCTATCATCACGAATCGGTATGTACATGATGCTTCGTTCCTGAGGTTATCCGCTTTGAATATCAGTTATCGTTTGCCGAAGCGATTGTTCGGTTCCAGTATCGTGGATGCGATAGATTTGACATTCCAGGCCACGAATCTGTTTACTTGGACGAAATATCCGGGTATGGACCCGCAAGGAAACTTCAGTACATCTTACAGTGCTTTTTATAATATGGGTATTGATTATAGCAGTTACCCGTCTGCCAGAACCTATAATGTGGGAATAAAAATAACTTTAAAATAGGATATGATGAAGAAATTAAGTTATTATATCATGTTGTTGGGAATTGTTTTCTTTACTTCATGCGAAGATTTTTTGGATCAGGTTCCCAAGCATAATTTGACATTGGATAATGCCGTGACGGATTATAGTGGGGCGAAGAATATTCTTAACGGGATGTACGCTATCGTGGCTTCCGGTTCAGAGTTCGGAGGGGCTACCTGGTGTCGGTTATCTTCACAAGGCGGATTTTATTCGTCTTACACGGCTCATTTCAATATGTCCTATAAAGAGGGGTCCAATGATATGAGTGGGACATGGAAGTCTTATTACACGTTAGTCAACTCGGCCAATGCAGCAATAGAGGCTATTTCGAATCTGGCAGAAAATAAATTTCCGACTCCGGAACGTAAATTGGAAATGATAGCGGAAGCACGTTGTATGCGGGGGTGGGCATATACAAATTTATTCTGGTTGTTTGGAAGATGGTGGGATGCGGATGATTCGGCTTATGGAATTCTGTACCGGGATAAGATGGCTAATTTGAGTAATTTGCAGGTTCCTCGTATAAGTGTGGGTGAGTCCTACACGAAGATATTCGAGGATTTGGATGATGCTATTGCCAATATGCCGGATTTCACGACGTCCCGTTATTTATCCCGTCAAATGGCGCAGGTAATGAAAGCGAAAATATTGCTTTACCGTGGAGTGATGAGAGGGTCTACTCAAGATTTGAAGGATGCTTTGACATTAGTTGAAACCGTGAAATGGGATGCTCCTGCAGCTTGGCAGATGGAGACGGATATTGCTGCCATGTATGAAGCCGGGTGGGATTCGAAAGAAGTTTTATGGGCAAGATACTTGGGAGATTTTGCCAGTACGACCACTTACGAGTTCGATTATTCATATAATATAGGCTACAATAATACTTATTCGGATATTGCTACCGGATGGTTGAAAGAAGATCCCCGCTATGAGGTAGTGATGGATTCAGCTAGAGCTCCGGAGACTTGGGATACAAAGAAAGTTTTTACTCCCGTGAAATTGTATCATGGAGGAAGGTATGATACAAAAGATGCTCCTTACGCTACTTATTATTTCCGTTACGCTGAATTATATTTGATGGAAGCCGAGTTGAAAGCCCGTTTGGATGACTATTCTTTAGAGGATGCCTTGAAGCCATTGAATGATATGCGGGCATGTCGCACGAATCCGGTATTACCGGCTCTATCTCCCAGTAACAAACAGGCTCTTTTGAGAGCCATATTCCGGGAAATTTGGGTAGAACAGTTCTTGGAGAACGGAAGCGAGTATTTTGCCGCATTGCGATTTATAAATGACACGGATGCCAGTGCCGCCCAGAATAAACCTTGGATATACACGTTGAAGCCGGATGTGAATTTCACGGAGAACCAATATTGTTGGCCGATCCCGGAAAATGAACGGATTAAAAATCCGTTAGCCGTTCAGAATCCTGAACTTGGCAATTAATCCAGATGTCCGATAAACAATAAAAAAGAGATTTATGAGAAAATGGTATTTTATATTTATCCTTATTGTAGGATTGGCTGCATGTGCTGATGATAAAGACGTGCTTGCGCCTGTACCCAATGACGTGACATTAAATGAACTGTCACTGGAGCGGTTTACACACATAATCCCCGATGGCGGTTTTACCTCAAAAGCCGCCCATAAGAATTCCGTGACTTTTAATACAAAGAAAAATAATGACGGAACGTATGCAGGGTTTGCTTATTCTAACCGGAATAATCGTTCTTTCACGTGGACTGCCACGCAAGAAGCGTTGGATTCTAATATTTATAGTGTTTATACCCGTTTCCCGAATGCGAATGAAATTTATGCCGTGGGGAGAGTGGAAGGGGATGATACTTATTTCACGTTGGAGTCTCCGGCGGTAGTGGAACATATTCTAGTGGCGAATACAACATACGTGTATCTGGCTTTAGTGTACGGGGATCAATACGGGACGGAAGAAGAACCCGTGGCTAATCCGAATATTCCGGGTAGTGCCAATAAAAAAGGCGTGTGGTACACGAATGTACCGGGAGGAGTCAAGAAGATGGTGAACGAGGATAAGGATTACTATAAGTTGATCGTAACGGGATATAACGGAGACACGAAAACCGGAGAGGTGGAATTCTATTTGTGTACCCGGAAGGGCGACCCGAACCATCCGGATTGGAGTTTGGTAATCAACGACTGGTATAAAGTAGATTTGAGTTCATTAGGCGTTGTTTCAAAAGTCGTGTTTCATGTTGCTTCATCGGATATTGAAGAAAGGACCGGTAGAATGAGAACTCCCCCGTATTTTTGTCTTGACGGGATTAGGATAAAGAATTAGGATTTTTATGAACGGGGGGTGTTCGGACTAATTAATGTAGGACAGCCCCTGTATTTTCAGATTAAAAAGTATCGTATGAAAAAAATTGTATGTTTATTAGCCGGGGTATTTGCCTGTTTTCAATTGTTTTCGCAGGGTGTTGATTTCAAATCAGTCTCGTTAAAAGAGGCTTTAGAGCAGGCGAAAACTCAAGGGAAAATGGTATTTGTGGATTGCTACACGACTTGGTGTGGTCCATGTAAAATGATGACGGAACAAGTGTTTCCCCAAAAAGAAGCCGGGGATTTTTTTAATACTCATTTCGTGAACGTGAAATTTGACATGGAGAAAGGGGAAGGGAAGGAATTGTCTACACGATTTAAAATCAGGGCTTACCCGACATTTTTACTTTTAGAGCCGGACGGAAAGGTGAGATACCGGATTGTTGGCGGAGGGGATCTCGAAGAATTTATAGGACGAGTAAGCCGTGGGTTACAGGAGAAAAATTCTTTACCAGTGTTGGATAAAGAGTACACGACTGGTAAAATGTCGAAAAGAAGAATGCTTGATCTCGTGATGACATTGCAGGATGCTTATGATGCAGATCGGTTGAAGGTTGTAGCCGATGAGTTGGTAAAACGTTTGACATTTAACGAGAAAGTTTCTACTCCTTATTGGGTGATATACGAGGACAATTCTCTTTCTCCTTTAACGTCGGATAATTTCTCATTCTTGTTAAAGAATAAAGCCGCTTTTGAAAAAAACGTGGGAGAAACAAAAGTAAATCAAAAGATCGCATCGGCGTATTCGGGAATGTTATATAGCTATGTTGCCGGTTTTGCTAAAAAAGAAGATATGCCCCGGTTGGATGTGATGAAACAACAGTTGGATGAATATGATTTACCCGATAAAACGTATCTCCAAACGAAATTGGCGTTGGCTTACGCCCGTTGTAACGAGGATATTGATCAGATGATTACTCTATTGAAAAAGGAGATTTATAATTTGCCACAAGGAGAATTATGGACCTTGGCGACATCTTTAGATTTTGTGAAGAAACAAGGAAATAAGACTCAATGGCAGCAAGTGGCAGAACTGGGAGATCAGTTCGTGGAAGCGGCAAAGGCTGAAGACTTGAAGGGATATTTGAAATCTTATTTTAGTTCGTTTAAAAAATTAGCCTCGGTTGGAGTATATTGGGAGGATTTGACCCTTGAACAAGCCTTAAAGAAAGCCGAGAGGGGAAAAAGAATGGTGTTCGTGGATTGTTATACAACTTGGTGTGGTCCATGTAAATACATGACATCGAACGTGTTTCCGCAAGAGGCCGTGGGAGACTACTTTAATCCGAATTTTGTATGTTTGAAGATTGATATGGAGAAGGGCGAAGGTCCAGAATTAGTAAAACGTTATGGAATACGGGCTTTCCCGACATTCTTGATTTTGCGTCCGGATGGTAGCGTGTATCACAAAATGCTCGGTTCTGGAGAGGCAGATGCTTTTTTGAAACGAGTACGGGAAGGCATGGAAGAAGAGCATTCCACGGGGTATCTGGATAAATTGTATGATGAGGGCAATCGGGACAAGGATTTTCTAACGAGATATGTGAAGTCGTTGTTGGCTATATATGAAGAAGATAAAGCGAAAGAAGTTAGTGGTGTCCTGTTAGGTTTGCTGGAGGAATCAGAAAAGGTGGATAGTAATTACTGGTTTATTTTTGAGAATCCAACCTTGACAAGCCAAAAGTCGGATAACTTTAAATATCTGATAGATCATCGGGTGGCATTTATACAATCCTTGGGTAAAGAGAAAATTGACAATAAATTGTATTCGATCTATTATAATCGATTGAGTTATATATTGAAAGGATATGATAAAAAGAGCAAGGTGGAGGATGTGGTTTATATGAAAAAAGAGATCGAACCTTACAAATTGGAAAAGAAGAAAGAGTTGTTGGCTTGTATGAAAATAACCGAGGCATATATGGAAAAAGACGTGAAGGGATTGTATGCAAGTTGCAAAAAAGGATTTAAATTATTTCATGATGATGAAGCGATGAATATTGCGTTTCCTGTTTTAAAGTACTTGAACTCGGAAATGAAAGAGAAAAATAAGTTTCAGGAACTTGTGAACCTTTTGCTGGCTAATATAGAAAATGAATCGTTGAAAGAATATTTATCTAAAAATATGGAGGGGTAATCGAATAGTAACGTTATGTTGCTTGGTTAAGGTATTCCGCTCGTGTTATATGAAGCGGAATATCTTTAATTTTAAGTTTGTATGAAATATAATAAAATAAACTATTTTGTTTTTACGTTTTCAAATTCTATCTTTGTTTAACTTAATGAGCGGGGAAAACAGGTAAAGCGTTAATATATGCAAGAACAAACTTCGATGAAAATTCAGGGATTAACTGTTGGCGATAGAAAGGTATATCAGCATATCTTTGATACGTTTTATCATAGTTTGTGTCTGTTCACACATCGTTTTGTTGATGATTTGTCGGTTTGTGAAGATTGTGTTCAAGAAGCGTTTATCTCTTTATGGAATAGCCGGGATGAGATGGAATCGGAAGCACACGTGAAATCTTTTCTTTATCAGGTAAGTCGGAATAATGCATTGAATTATTTGAAGCATGAACGGGTGAAGAACGAATATCTCGCCAAGGGGTTGCAAGAGATCGAATCGCAGGTGTGCTTTATAAATTACGTGATCGAGGAAGAGGTGGAACGAATTCTTGCGGAGACGGAGTTTGAGCTTCCCCCGAAATGTAGAGAGATTTTCCGGCTTGCCATGCTGGGGAAAGATAACGAGGAGATCGCCCGGTTGTTGGGAGTTTCGGAGAACACGGTGAAAACGCAGAAAAAAATCGCTTATAAGAAGTTAAAACAAAAAATAGCAGAAGTAACGATGTTACTCCTACTAGAGAATGTAATTTAAACTGTGTCAGCAAAAAAATAAATGATTAATTTTGCTAACACAGTTTTTTTATGGAACAAGAATTTAATTTCGAAAGCATCAAAAACAAGGCCCTGGAACAATTAAAATCAGGTAAGTCCTTGTTAGGTAAAGACGGTGCGTTTGCCCCGTTATTGGAAAGTATACTAAACGCGGCACTCGAAGGTGAAATGGAAGCCCATCTCTCTGATGAAGAACGAGAAACGGGTAATCGTCGTAACGGTAAAATGCAAAAACAAGTACAAACTCCTTTAGGAGAAGTGACGGTATCCACGCCTAGAGATCGTAACTCAACTTTTGATCCCCAGTTCATTAAAAAACGAGAGACTATACTAGCCGAGGGTGTGGCCGATCGGATCATAGGTTTATACGCCCTTGGTAATAGCACCCGAGAAATAAGTGACTGGATGGAAGAGAATCTAGGAAACAGGGTATCGGCAGAAACGATCAGTTCTATAACAGATCGGGTTCTTCCCGAGATTAAAGCTTGGAAATCAAGGCTCCTTGATCCCGTGTACCCGATCGTTTGGTTGGACGCTATTCATTACAAGGTAACAGATGAAAGAGGTTACGCCGTGACTCGTGCCATTTACAACGTGCTGGGTATAACCAAGGAGGGGCATAAGGAGCTACTGGGAATGTATATCTCTAAAAACGAGGGAGCGAACTTTTGGCTGGGAGTTCTCACGGATTTGCAAAACCGTGGTGTGCAAGATATACTAATCGCTTGCGTGGACGGTCTAAAGGGCTTTCCCGAGGCGATCGTGAGTGTTTATCCCGACGCTATAGTCCAGTTATGCATCGTGCATCAAATACGCAATTCTATCAAGCACGTGGGTAGTAAACACCAAAAAGAATTCCTGCTTGACCTCAAGCGAGTTTATCAAGCTGTAAATAAAGAATCAGCTGAAGAAGAACTGGTTAAACTTGACGATAAATGGGGTGAACAATACCCTATTGTCATCAAATCATGGCAAGATAACTGGGAGAAACTAACTGAATATTTCCAGTTCACGGCAACTATCAGAAGACTGATATACACGACCAATACCGTGGAAGGGTATCATCGACAAATTCGAAAAGTAACAAAAAACAAGGGCGTGTTCCCGCACGACACCGCCCTTGAAAAACTAGTTTACCTGGCTTATCGCAATATCAGGAAAAAATGGACCATGCCAATCCCGAATTGGGCGGCTGTTGCTCAACAACTGGCTATTAAATTTGGAGAAAGGTTTAAATTATGGTAATTTTACGCTCGTCGGGAGTGCTGGTGCACCCCCTTGGCGCTTGGCCGATCCCCGACCGTTGAGTCAAAAATGAAGATGACACAGTTTAATTTACACCCCCCTCCTACTATTGAATCAAGTGGTTGGTGAGTGATTACGGTTTTTGATAAACCCATTTTATAGCATCTCCCACAACCCATTGTCCGGGTAATCCGATGTCATATAGCTTGACAGAACATTCTCCTTCAGGCAAGAAAAATTCTCCAATGACTACCCACCTAGAAGTTTCAGGAACGTGGACTTTAATCTTTTTTTCTCTGTTGTTGTAGGATATGGAGTAGCAATATTGTATGTCCCGAATAGGTTCTTGGGTAATCATGTGTCTACTACGTTCGTGGCTATAAGAGATGTTCGGGATGTAAGCATATATCTTGTATTTCCCTTTTTTGTTAATGGGAGTTGTCCAAGTCAGTGAACTTTCCCCTTTACCTGTTCTTTTTCTGAGACAACTCAAACAATATTCTCCGAAACAGTCGGGCATAAGTGTATATTCCCAATGAGATACAGCTGTAGAGGAATGTGTGTGGTGATTATGATTTAGTCCCAGGAAACGTTTTAACCAAGGGGCAGGAGGATTTGTGATTTGAAAATTGTCATCCTCGTTATCAACGATGATTTCATTTGCGGGAGGAAAGAATATGGCAGGAGAGATGGATTCTTCCCCAGCGATGGAGTCTCTGGTGGATTCCATTCCTTTTTCTAGCGTGATTGTCTTATCATGAATATCGAAAATGTTTGGACGGTTTTTTGACAAACCTGTATAAATGCTATGTGAAACAACTGGATGCGGGCATATAAATATAATTTTTTTGGCTTCTCGGGCTTTCACTGAAAATGTCCTAGGGGTGTAGAGCATCCTGTCTACCCGACGATCAGGTCCCGCTTTGTAAATGGCAGTTCCTAAATGCATGGTAATGACTCCATCCACATCACTTTGGTTTAAAACGTCAAATTCTATTCTGAATTTCGTGTGAGGAGTCCAGGGATCTTCTTCCTCTTCCGTGGGTGATAAAATTCGTTTTATTCGAAAATTTTTTACTTGAAAAGCGGGTAGTTCTTGACGGTCAAAATATTTCGGGAAAATTTCAGACAGGTGCCATCCGAAGTTTTCAGAGAAGGCATGATCAAAAGTTTGAAAATTAACTTGTCGGAAACGGTTGTTTTTCATAAAATCTTGTACGAATAAATGAAAATCCGTGGCAGAAGTTCCTTTAAGAATGATTTGCGAGAGTAAATCGTTTGCTTTTAGTTCGTTAATTTGATTTATGATCTCAAAGGAAAGTGTCTTATCCGAGAGGGCCGCCTGATAACTTTTCCCATTTAAATAGTCCAAGGCTTTTTGCTGGGAGTCTGGAGGTGCTACATTGGGATCTCTGTTTTCCCACGGTCTTTTCACGATTTGATTTAAGAGATTATTGATCGTTGGGTATTTGTGAGAGTAAATGTAGTTTATGTAGTTGAAAAATAGAGGATTGAAGTTGTATATGTTGTAAGTTGATTCGTAATGCCATGTTGTCCCTAACTTTAGGTGGGAGAGTGGGCCTTCTTCCCAAGACGTTAGAATATGTTCATTGTTAAGTTCCCAGTATAGACTTCTTTCGAAAGGTTCGATCCAATTAGATATTTCAAAGCGTAACCGTTTTTGGGCAAAGGCTCTGATTCTTCCGTTTAGTATACCTATCCCTCTTTCCGGACACAATACCATTTCGGGTTGTATCATCTCGCTTCCTCCTGTTGCCGGGTGATAGTGAGAGGTGAAGGTAACCGGGGTTTCTACGAGGCGCAAGCGGTTAAATAGATAGGAAGATTTTTTTTCATATTCTATGGTTTCTTTCACATCCCTGATTTTGTCGGAGAGTGAGGTTAATTGTTGGTCAATTGAGGTGAGAATCTCGAAGTTATTTTTTGACATGTACAGCTCGTAGGTCACGCTGTCCACGGTTATCTCCCGTTTCTCATATTTCCCGATACATAGCGATATGTTCCTTTGAGGGTGTTCGTTTTCAAACCGGGTACCTGATGCTATCCCGTGGCGGGAGCCTTGGGAGATAGCAGTAAGCCGGGTCGGGTGATTGATGGTTAAGGTATAGCGGGTGAAATCGCACGGGGTGTTATAGGGATGAGCGGGGTTTACAGGTGGGGAGGTAATCGGGTACCAGAGGCATTCGGGCGTGAGCAAGGTGTAATCTTTTTCGAGGAAGGCGTATCGATGGCCGAACCTGCAGGATAGGTAGTGGCGGTTGTCAATGTCAAATTCTTTCTGTTGTTTCGGGATATAGAGGTAGCAGATACCTTCATCGATAGTTCCTTGA from Butyricimonas virosa encodes the following:
- a CDS encoding thioredoxin family protein; its protein translation is MKKIVCLLAGVFACFQLFSQGVDFKSVSLKEALEQAKTQGKMVFVDCYTTWCGPCKMMTEQVFPQKEAGDFFNTHFVNVKFDMEKGEGKELSTRFKIRAYPTFLLLEPDGKVRYRIVGGGDLEEFIGRVSRGLQEKNSLPVLDKEYTTGKMSKRRMLDLVMTLQDAYDADRLKVVADELVKRLTFNEKVSTPYWVIYEDNSLSPLTSDNFSFLLKNKAAFEKNVGETKVNQKIASAYSGMLYSYVAGFAKKEDMPRLDVMKQQLDEYDLPDKTYLQTKLALAYARCNEDIDQMITLLKKEIYNLPQGELWTLATSLDFVKKQGNKTQWQQVAELGDQFVEAAKAEDLKGYLKSYFSSFKKLASVGVYWEDLTLEQALKKAERGKRMVFVDCYTTWCGPCKYMTSNVFPQEAVGDYFNPNFVCLKIDMEKGEGPELVKRYGIRAFPTFLILRPDGSVYHKMLGSGEADAFLKRVREGMEEEHSTGYLDKLYDEGNRDKDFLTRYVKSLLAIYEEDKAKEVSGVLLGLLEESEKVDSNYWFIFENPTLTSQKSDNFKYLIDHRVAFIQSLGKEKIDNKLYSIYYNRLSYILKGYDKKSKVEDVVYMKKEIEPYKLEKKKELLACMKITEAYMEKDVKGLYASCKKGFKLFHDDEAMNIAFPVLKYLNSEMKEKNKFQELVNLLLANIENESLKEYLSKNMEG
- a CDS encoding RNA polymerase sigma-70 factor → MQEQTSMKIQGLTVGDRKVYQHIFDTFYHSLCLFTHRFVDDLSVCEDCVQEAFISLWNSRDEMESEAHVKSFLYQVSRNNALNYLKHERVKNEYLAKGLQEIESQVCFINYVIEEEVERILAETEFELPPKCREIFRLAMLGKDNEEIARLLGVSENTVKTQKKIAYKKLKQKIAEVTMLLLLENVI
- a CDS encoding IS256 family transposase; the encoded protein is MEQEFNFESIKNKALEQLKSGKSLLGKDGAFAPLLESILNAALEGEMEAHLSDEERETGNRRNGKMQKQVQTPLGEVTVSTPRDRNSTFDPQFIKKRETILAEGVADRIIGLYALGNSTREISDWMEENLGNRVSAETISSITDRVLPEIKAWKSRLLDPVYPIVWLDAIHYKVTDERGYAVTRAIYNVLGITKEGHKELLGMYISKNEGANFWLGVLTDLQNRGVQDILIACVDGLKGFPEAIVSVYPDAIVQLCIVHQIRNSIKHVGSKHQKEFLLDLKRVYQAVNKESAEEELVKLDDKWGEQYPIVIKSWQDNWEKLTEYFQFTATIRRLIYTTNTVEGYHRQIRKVTKNKGVFPHDTALEKLVYLAYRNIRKKWTMPIPNWAAVAQQLAIKFGERFKLW